The Streptomyces sp. NBC_01276 genome contains the following window.
AGGAGCGGCGGCCGCGAGTTCGCGTCGTGGACCCGCAGCGCCCCGATCGCACGGTCCACGAACGCCGCCAGGTCGGGGTGCTCGCGCAGCCGCCACAGCAGCAGGTCGATGTCGAGTCGCCGGGCGTCGTACCAGGGGCGGGCCGGCAGCCCGTGCGCGGCCGTGGCTGTCTCGGCGGCGTGCCGCAGCCCGGCCGAGGCCGCCGCCCAGCTGCCCGAGACGCCGACGACCACCGCCGGCGGGGCCCCGGCCCGGTCGAGGCCGGCCCGCTCCACCCCGGCCCGCAGCGCGGCCGCGACCCGGTCGGCGACCGCCGCGCGTTCCGACTCCGCGCGCAGCGAGACCAGCAGCGGGACCCGCCCCTCCACCGGGCGGACGCCCAGCAGCACCGGGACCCCGACCGACGACAGCTCCTCCAGGACCGCACGGGCCAGCACGGCCCAGTTCCCCGAGGCCCCCAGGTCGGTGGAGAGCCTCATGACGATCGGCAGCAGCGGGCCCGTCCCGGGCCGGAAACCCAGGACCCGGGCCTGCGCCGGGGCGTCCTCCGCCGAGATGCGGCCCTCCGCCAGGTCCGTCAGGAAGTCGCCCCGGCCGCGCGCGGCCAGTTCCTCCTCCTGACGGGCCTGCATGAGGACGACCGCCAGGACCCCGGCCGTGCGTTCCGCCGCCATCCGGTGGACCGGCAGCAGCGGCGCCGACACCCCGGCCAGGACGACCCGGGCCCGCACCGACCCCGTGCCGTGGCCACCGCCGGGCACGTCGACCACGACCGCGGTCGCCGAGGGTTCGGCGGCGCGCTGACCGCGCAGGCCCTCCCACACCTGGAGGGGGTCGGCGGCGGCGTCCCCGGTCCCCGGCCCGGCGGCGTACAGCAGCTGGCCGTCCGCGGTCTCCAGGAAGACGGGGTTCGCGGTGAAGTCGGCCAGGACGCGCAGCACCTGTGGGATCCCGCCGCCCCCCAGCAGGGCCTCGGTGCAGCGCCGGTGGACCTCCTCGGCCCGCTGGAGCAGCGCGTAGTGCCCGTTGACGATCTCGGTGTGGACCTCTTCGGTGACGGCCACGAACGGGACCTCGCGGTGCAGCTGCACCAGCGGCAGTCCCGCGGCCTTCGCGGTCTCCACGATGGTGGCCGGCAGCCGCGTGAACCGCGGGCCGAGTTCCACCACCAGCGCGGCGATGCCCCGGTCCGCGAGACGGCGTACGAAGGCCCGCTGCTCGGCGGGCCGGGTGCCCAGCCCCAGTCCGGTGGTCAGCAGCAGCTCCCCGCCCTTGAGCAGCGAGGCGATGTTGGGGACCTCGCCGGCGTGCACCCAGCGGACGGTCCGGCCGAGCCGGTCGGCGCAGGCCACCACCTCCGGGAGACCGCCGCGCAGCCCCGGCAGCTCCAGTGCCCGCTGAACCGTGATCCCGCCCTGATTGTCCATATCGCGGACGCTACCAAAGGGTCAGGCGGGCCTGATGTTGTGGTTGAAGCGGAAGACGTTGTCGGGGTCGTAGTGCCGCTTCACCGCGCGGAGCCGGCGCAGGTTGTCCGCGCCGAACCCGGCCGCCACCCGCTCCTCGCCCTCGTCGCCGGTGAAGTTGAGGTAGACCGCCCCGCTGCTCCAGGGCCGTATGTCGGCCCGTACGCCCTTCACCCACTGCCGGCACCGCTCGTCGTCGGCCGGGTCCTCCCAGATCGCGAACGGGTGCACCGCCCACGGCGAGTCCCGGTACGGGACGGGGTACCCGTCCGGCGCGTCGGCGATGGCCCCGCCCAGCGGGAACAGGATGTGCTGGGTGCCGGTGGGGACCGGCATGGAACCGGCCCGGGAGCAGAAGACGTCCACCGCCTCGTCGGGCAGGCCCGTCAGGTACTCGGCGGACCAGTAGTTCCGCAGGCCCGGAGGGTCGTCGAGCATGCACTGGAGGTCGGCGTACGGGATGGCCGTGACGACCTCGGCCTCGTGCGGCACGGCCAGCAGGGGCGCGGCGAGCCGGCGCATGGCCTCCTCCGGGCCGGCGTAGGTCAGCAGGACCGCGCAGAGCAGGCTGCCGACCAGGTGGGGCGGGACGAACGGTTCGGGAGGGGCGGTCAGGAAGATCACGCCGCCGCTCGCCTCGCGCGGCCCGGACGCGATGAGTTCCCGGTACGCGCCCGTGACCTCGGCTCCCCGCTCGGGCGCGTACAGCAGCATCGCGATCGACATCGCGGGCAGCTCGTGCAGCCGCAGGGTCAGCGAGGTGACGACCCCGAAGTTGCCGCCGCCGCCGTGCAGTGCCCAGAACAGCTCCGGGTGGTCGGCGGCGGTCGCCGTCACGCACGTGCCGTCGGCGGTGACCACGTCCGCCCCGACGAGGTTGTCCACGGCCAGCCCGAACGTCCGGTCCAGCCAGCCCGAGCCCCCGCCGAGCACGAACCCGCCGACGCCGGTGGTGGAGGCCCGGCCGCCGGTGGTGGCGAGGTCGTACGGCTGGCAGGCCCGGTCCAGATGGCTCATGGTGGCGCCCCCGCCGACCCGGACGGCCTTCGCCGCCGGATGCACCGTCACCTCGTGCATCCGGCGCAGGTCCACGACCAGCGCCCCGTCGCCCAGGGCCATGCCGGCCACGCTGTGACCGCCGCCGCGGACCGCTACCGGCAGGTCCAGCTCACGGGCGAAGCGGACCGCCGTGACCACGTCCGCCTCGTCCTCGCACTGGGCGATGACGGCCGGACGCCGGTCGACCATGCCGTTGAACACCCTGCGGACCTCGTCGTACCCGCCGTCGTCCGGGGTGAAGACCGCGCCGGCCAGATCCTCGCGGAGCGCGGCAAGAGCCGTGCCCGCCTTCGAGAGGGGTGCCATGGCCACCCCCCCTTCCCGAGAGGGGCGTTGGATCCTTCCACACTAGGCGGGCACGTACGGGACCGCGCGTCAGCCTCCGTAGGCCCCGCTCGCCGTCAGCCGCAGGGCCGTGTCGATCAGCGGGACGTGGCTGAAGGCCTGCGGGAAGTTCCCGACCTGGCGCTGGAGCTTGGGGTCCCACTCCTCGGCGAGCAGTCCCAGGTCGTTGCGCAGGGCCAGCAGCTTCTCGAACAGGCGGCGGGCCTCGTCGACCCGGCCGATCATCGCCAGGTCGTCCGCCATCCAGAACGAGCAGGCGAGGAAGGCGCCCTCGTCCCCCTCCAGGCCGTCGACACCGGCCTCCTCGCCGGCGGTCGGGTAGCGCAGGATGAACCCGTCCGGGGTCGAGAGCTCGCGCTGGATCGCCTCGATCGTGCCGATGACCCGCTTGTCGTCCGGGGGCAGGAAGCCCATCTGCGGGATCAGCAGCAGCGAGGCGTCCAGCTCCCGCGAGCCGTAGGACTGGGTGAAGGTGTTGCGTTCCGGGTCGTAGCCCTTCTCGCAGACGTCCGCGTGGATCTCGTCGCGCAGCTCGCGCCAGCGCTCCAGAGGTCCGTCCGCGTCCCCGCTCTCGATCAGCTTGATCGTGCGGTCCACCGCCACCCACGCCATCACCTTGGAGTGCACGAAGTGGCGGCGCGGGCCGCGCACCTCCCAGATGCCCTCGTCCGGCTCGTTCCAGTGGACCTCCAGGTAGCGGATCAGCTTCAGCTGGAGGACCGAGGCGTAGTCGTTGCGGGCCAGGCCGGTCATGTGGCCCAGGTGCAGGGCCTCGGTGACCTCGCCGTACACGTCCAGCTGCAGCTGGTGCGCGGCGCCGTTGCCGACGCGTACGGGGGCCGAGTTCTCGTACCCGGGCAGCCAGTCCAGCTCGGTCTCACCCAGCTCCCGCTCGCCCGCGATCCCGTACATGATCTGCAGGTTCTCCGGGTCGCCGGCCACCGCGCGCAGCAGCCAGTCCCGCCAGGCCGAGGCCTCCTCGCGGTAGCCGGTGCGCAGCAGCGAGGACAGGGTGATCGCCGCGTCGCGCAGCCAGGTGTAGCGGTAGTCCCAGTTGCGGCTGCCGCCGATCTCCTCCGGGAGGGAGGTGGTCGGCGCGGCGACGATCCCGCCCGTGGGGGCGTACGTCAGCGCCTTGAGGGTGATCAGGGAGCGGATCACGGCCTCCCGGTAGGGGCCGTGGTACGTGCAGTGGTAGACCCACTCCCGCCAGAAGTCGCTGGTGGCCTCAAGGGCCGCCTCGGCGTCGGGCGTCTCCGGGGCCCCCTTGTGGGAGGGCTGCCAGCTGATGGCGAAGGCCACCCGGTCGCCGGGGCCGACGGTGAAGTCGGAGTACGTCGTCAGGTTCTTGCCGTACGTCTCCGTACCGGAGTCCAGCCACACGGAGTCCGGTCCGGCGACGGCCACGGTGCGCCCGTCGACCTTGTGCACCCAGGGCACGACCCGGCCGTAGCTGAAGCGCATCCGCAGGGCCGAACGCATCGGGACGCGTCCGCTGACCCCCTCCACGATGCGGATCAGCTGCGGCGCGTGGTCCTCGCGGGGCGGCATGAAGTCGATGACGCGGACGGTCCCCCGGGGGGTGTCCCACTCCGACTCCAGCACCAGCGAATCGCCCCGGTAGCGGCGGCGGGCGGCCCGCGGGGGCTCCGTGCCCGGCGCGAAGGCCGGGCCGATGCGCCAGAACCCGTGTTCCTCGGTGCCCAGAATGCTCGCGAAGACGGCATGGGAGTCGAAGCGTGGCAGGCACAGCCAGTCCACCGCCCCGTCCCGGCAGACCAGCGCCGCGGTCTGCATGTCCCCGATCAGTGCGTAATCCTCGATGCGCCCGGACACGTTGCTCTCCAGTCGAACGGCCACGTCCGCCCCGTAGGGCGCTTGCAATGCGCTGTTGCGCGGTCTCCTGTGCGCAGGGATCCCCGCGTTGAGCCCTAGATTGCCGGAAGTGGCGCGGTTACGCCGTTTGCCGGGCTGCTCGGCGGCGATGTGCAGCGGTATCCGAGCAGGGTATGACGGCACCCTAGTGATCTCCTGAAGTCTTGGGACAATGTGACTCGGCTGAACGGGTGAGCTGGGGTAATGCGCAGGTCAGGGCGGTCTTGAGGCGGTAATGGGGGAGTCGTGGGAGGCGCTCGCGCCGCGCGCCCGGAGGCAGACCCGTCGAGGCGCTGATAGGCTGGTACCCCGTGGACCGGTGGTCTGCCTGTGCGAATCAGGAGCCCCGAAACCGCAGCTTCGGCGCCCCCTGAGACCCTCCCGGGATCTCCGCGGAACGGCGCCGGACGCACCTCACCTCGCGACCACGGGAGCCCCCTCTTGGCGATGCCGCCCAAATCCATGACGACCAAGCACATCTTCGTCACCGGGGGTGTCGCTTCGTCCCTCGGCAAGGGGCTGACGGCCTCCAGCCTGGGTGCGCTGCTGAAGGCGCGCGGCCTGCGGGTCACGATGCAGAAGCTCGACCCGTACCTGAACGTCGACCCCGGCACGATGAACCCGTTCCAGCACGGCGAGGTGTTCGTCACCAACGACGGCGCCGAGACCGACCTGGACATCGGCCACTACGAGCGCTTCCTCGACGTCGACCTCGACGGCTCGGCCAACGTCACCACCGGCCAGGTCTACTCGCAGGTCATCGCCAAGGAGCGGCGCGGCGAGTACCTCGGTGACACCGTGCAGGTCATCCCGCACATCACCAACGAGATCAAGCACCGCATCCGCCGCATGGCGACCGCGGACGTCGACGTGGTCATCACCGAGGTCGGCGGAACCGTCGGCGACATCGAGTCGCTGCCGTTCCTGGAGACCGTCCGCCAGGTCCGCCACGAGGTCGGCCGCGACAACGTCTTCGTCGTGCACATCTCGCTGCTGCCCTACATCGGCCCGTCCGGCGAGCTGAAGACCAAGCCCACCCAGCACTCGGTCGCGGCCCTGCGCAACATCGGCATCCAGCCCGACGCCATCGTGCTGCGCGCCGACCGCGAGGTCCCGACCTCGATCAAGCGCAAGATCTCGCTGATGTGCGACGTCGACGAGGCGGCCGTGGTCGCCGCGATCGACGCCAAGTCGATCTACGACATCCCCAAGGTGCTGCACACCGAGGGCCTGGACGCCTACGTCGTGCGCAAGCTCGACCTGCCGTTCCGCGACGTCAACTGGACGGTGTGGGAGGACCTGCTGGACCGGGTCCACAACCCCGACCACGAGGTCAAGGTCGCGCTCGTCGGCAAGTACATCGACCTGCCCGACGCCTACCTGTCGGTGACCGAGGCGCTGCGCGCCGGCGGTTTCGCCAACCGGGCCCGCGTCCAGATCAAGTGGGTCACCTCCGACGACTGCAAGACCCCGGCCGGCGCGGCGGCGGTCCTCGGCGACGTGGACGCGATCTGCGTCCCCGGCGGCTTCGGCGACCGCGGTGTCAACGGCAAGGTCGGCGCGATCACGTACGCCCGCGAGAACAAGATCCCGCTGCTCGGTCTGTGCCTGGGCCTGCAGTGCGTGGTCATCGAGGCCGCGCGCAACCTGGCGGGCATCGAGGAGGCGAACTCCACCGAGTTCGACGCCTCCACCCCGCACCCGGTCATCTCGACCATGGAGGAGCAGCTGGCCTTCGTCGAGGGCGCGGGCGACCTGGGCGGCACCATGCGTCTGGGCATGTACACGGCCAAGCTGGCCGAGGGTTCCATCGTCCGCGAGGTCTACGGCGACGCGTACGTCGACGAGCGCCACCGCCACCGCTACGAGGTCAACAACGCCTACCGCGGCGAGCTGGAGAAGAAGGCCGGCCTGGTCTTCTCCGGCACCTCCCCGGACAACAAGCTCGTCGAGTACGTCGAGTACCCGCGCGAGGTCCACCCCTACCTGGTGGCCACCCAGGCCCACCCGGAGCTCCGCTCCCGCCCGACCCGGCCGCACCCGCTCTTCGCGGGCCTGGTCAAGGCCGCGGTGGAGCGCCAGCAGAAGGCCTGACGCTCGGTAACGTAGGCAGCCGGGGTACGAAGATCCGTACCCCGGCTGTCGTGCGTTGTGGAGGGCATTCGGCATGGGCAACGTCATCAAGGACACGTCCGAGACCTGGGAGACGCTGGCGACCCGGCGGCCGTTCGAGGGGGCGAAGACGGCGGTCGCCTCGGACCAGGTGCGGATGCCGGACGGCTCGGTGGTGCGCCGCGACTACCAGGTGCACCCGGGCTCGGTGTGCGTGCTGGCGCTGGACGAGGACGGGCGGGTGCTGGTCATCCGCCAGTACCGCCACCCGGTGCGGCACCGGCTGTGGGAACTGCCGGCGGGCCTGCTGGACGTCCCCGGCGAGAACCCGCTGCACGCGGCGCAGCGCGAGCTGTACGAGGAGGCGCACGTCAAGGCGGAGGACTGGCGGGTGCTGGCCGACTTCTTCGCCTCGCCCGGCGGCTCCGACGAGGCGATCCGGATCTTCGTGGCACGCGGGGTCGCGGAAGCGGAGGGGGAGCGGTACCAGGAGTCCTCCTCGGAGGAGGCCGACATGGAGGTCGCCTGGGTGCCGCTCGCGGACCTGGTCCGGGGGATCCTGGCGGGCGAGCTCGGCAACCCGGGACTGGTGACGGGGGTCCTCGCGGCCTCCGCCGCCCTCGCCGGCGAGGGCGGCCTGGACTCGCTGCGCCCGGCCCTGTCCCCGTGGCCCGCCCGCCCGTACACGGCGTAGCCCCCCGCCGCGCCCGGCCGGGGCGCCCCCCGCAAAGGGGCAGGTCGGAAAATAGGCCCATCCGCTGATCCGATCGGGCGATCTGTCCGCCGCGCTCCCCACGGGTCGTCGCTCTGCGTGAACTACGCTCGCAACCCGAAGGCAGGGAGAGGAGCGGATCCGTGGCGGATTTCGTCGGGCGGCGGCGTGAGCTCAAGGAGCTGCGCGAGGACATCGCACGGACCGGGCTCGACACCCTCTCGGGCCGCAAGGCCAAGGCGCCCCGCGCGCGGGTGCTGCTCGTCGCGGGGCGGCCCGGGTCCGGGCGGACGGCCCTCGCCGAGGCGTTCGTGCGCGAGGTCGCCCCCCAGTACCCCGACGGTCTGCTCCGGGTACGGCTCACCACCCCCGGCGGGGAGACCGTCGCCACCGAGCGGGCGGTGCGGACCCTGCTGGAGGGGCTCGGACACGCCACCCCGCCCGGGGCCGGGGAGGACGATCTGAGCGCGGTCCTGCGGGAGGCGCTCGCCGGGCGGCGGGTGATCCTCCTGGTCGACGACGCCGCCGACCCGCACCAGGTCGACGCCCTGCTCCCGGACACCCCCGAGTGCCTGGTGGTGGTCACCGCCGAAGGGCCGCTCACGGGAATCCCCGACGTCCGCCCCTGCACCCTGGGCGGCCTGGAGACCCCCTCCGCCGTCGAGCTGCTGTCCCGGCTCATCGGGGACACCCGGGTCACCGTCGACCCGCGCGCCGCCGAGGGCCTCGCCGAGGAGTGCGGCGGGCAGCCCGCGGCGCTGGCCCTCGCGGGGGGCTGGCTCGCCGCGCACCCGAAGGCCGCCGTCGCCGACGTGGCCAAGCAGCTCCACGACATGCCCGTCGGCACCGCCGGGCCGCTGGCCCGTTCCTTCCGGCTGGTCTACGAGTCCCTTCCGCAGCCCGCCCAGCGCACCCTGAGGCTGCTGCCGCTCGCGCCGGCCGGGATCCTCGACTCGCACACCGCCTCGGCCCTCGCCGGCTGCTCGGTGGCCGCGGCGCAGTCCACCCTGGAGGACTTCGTCGGGCTGGGCCTCGTACGGCACGCACCCGACGGCATGTTCCTGCTGCCGGGCTGCCTCACCCCCCTCATCCAGGCCCTGCTGGAGGCCAAGGAGCGCCCCGCCGAGGTGCAGCTGGCACGGGCCCGGATGCTGGAGCGGACCGTACGGCTGCTGACCTCCTGCCGGGCCACGGCCGAAGAGGACGAGGACCTGCTGCGCGAGCACCTCGACGGGCTGCCGCGCGCCCTGCGCTTCCCCGACCGGCGCTCCGCCGCCACCTGGCTGGACACCCGGCTGCCCGCGCTGACCGCCGCCGCCCACCTGGCGGTGGCCGACGGCGGGCTGGACACGCTGGCCCGCAGGCTGGTCGCCGCGCTGGTGCGGGCGCTGGCCGAGCACCGCGGCACGGGGGCCGCCGCCCCCGAGCTCTACGGCCTGCACCGGCTGGTCCTGGACGTGGCCGAGCGGCGCGGCCTGCACCGGGAGCGGGCCGCCGCGCTGCTGAACCTGGCCGATCTGGACGCGGCGACCGGGCGGACCGAGGAGGCCCTGGAGCGGTACCGGTCCGCGCTGGACGCGGGAAAGGCCGCGGCGGACCCGTACGCGACGGGCCGCGCGATGGA
Protein-coding sequences here:
- a CDS encoding FAD-binding protein, translating into MAPLSKAGTALAALREDLAGAVFTPDDGGYDEVRRVFNGMVDRRPAVIAQCEDEADVVTAVRFARELDLPVAVRGGGHSVAGMALGDGALVVDLRRMHEVTVHPAAKAVRVGGGATMSHLDRACQPYDLATTGGRASTTGVGGFVLGGGSGWLDRTFGLAVDNLVGADVVTADGTCVTATAADHPELFWALHGGGGNFGVVTSLTLRLHELPAMSIAMLLYAPERGAEVTGAYRELIASGPREASGGVIFLTAPPEPFVPPHLVGSLLCAVLLTYAGPEEAMRRLAAPLLAVPHEAEVVTAIPYADLQCMLDDPPGLRNYWSAEYLTGLPDEAVDVFCSRAGSMPVPTGTQHILFPLGGAIADAPDGYPVPYRDSPWAVHPFAIWEDPADDERCRQWVKGVRADIRPWSSGAVYLNFTGDEGEERVAAGFGADNLRRLRAVKRHYDPDNVFRFNHNIRPA
- a CDS encoding CTP synthase encodes the protein MPPKSMTTKHIFVTGGVASSLGKGLTASSLGALLKARGLRVTMQKLDPYLNVDPGTMNPFQHGEVFVTNDGAETDLDIGHYERFLDVDLDGSANVTTGQVYSQVIAKERRGEYLGDTVQVIPHITNEIKHRIRRMATADVDVVITEVGGTVGDIESLPFLETVRQVRHEVGRDNVFVVHISLLPYIGPSGELKTKPTQHSVAALRNIGIQPDAIVLRADREVPTSIKRKISLMCDVDEAAVVAAIDAKSIYDIPKVLHTEGLDAYVVRKLDLPFRDVNWTVWEDLLDRVHNPDHEVKVALVGKYIDLPDAYLSVTEALRAGGFANRARVQIKWVTSDDCKTPAGAAAVLGDVDAICVPGGFGDRGVNGKVGAITYARENKIPLLGLCLGLQCVVIEAARNLAGIEEANSTEFDASTPHPVISTMEEQLAFVEGAGDLGGTMRLGMYTAKLAEGSIVREVYGDAYVDERHRHRYEVNNAYRGELEKKAGLVFSGTSPDNKLVEYVEYPREVHPYLVATQAHPELRSRPTRPHPLFAGLVKAAVERQQKA
- a CDS encoding PucR family transcriptional regulator, with protein sequence MDNQGGITVQRALELPGLRGGLPEVVACADRLGRTVRWVHAGEVPNIASLLKGGELLLTTGLGLGTRPAEQRAFVRRLADRGIAALVVELGPRFTRLPATIVETAKAAGLPLVQLHREVPFVAVTEEVHTEIVNGHYALLQRAEEVHRRCTEALLGGGGIPQVLRVLADFTANPVFLETADGQLLYAAGPGTGDAAADPLQVWEGLRGQRAAEPSATAVVVDVPGGGHGTGSVRARVVLAGVSAPLLPVHRMAAERTAGVLAVVLMQARQEEELAARGRGDFLTDLAEGRISAEDAPAQARVLGFRPGTGPLLPIVMRLSTDLGASGNWAVLARAVLEELSSVGVPVLLGVRPVEGRVPLLVSLRAESERAAVADRVAAALRAGVERAGLDRAGAPPAVVVGVSGSWAAASAGLRHAAETATAAHGLPARPWYDARRLDIDLLLWRLREHPDLAAFVDRAIGALRVHDANSRPPLLPTLETYLAHAGRKAETARELHLNRQTLYNRLARISELLGTDLDDPETVLSLSLALRARRHATPS
- a CDS encoding tetratricopeptide repeat protein; translation: MADFVGRRRELKELREDIARTGLDTLSGRKAKAPRARVLLVAGRPGSGRTALAEAFVREVAPQYPDGLLRVRLTTPGGETVATERAVRTLLEGLGHATPPGAGEDDLSAVLREALAGRRVILLVDDAADPHQVDALLPDTPECLVVVTAEGPLTGIPDVRPCTLGGLETPSAVELLSRLIGDTRVTVDPRAAEGLAEECGGQPAALALAGGWLAAHPKAAVADVAKQLHDMPVGTAGPLARSFRLVYESLPQPAQRTLRLLPLAPAGILDSHTASALAGCSVAAAQSTLEDFVGLGLVRHAPDGMFLLPGCLTPLIQALLEAKERPAEVQLARARMLERTVRLLTSCRATAEEDEDLLREHLDGLPRALRFPDRRSAATWLDTRLPALTAAAHLAVADGGLDTLARRLVAALVRALAEHRGTGAAAPELYGLHRLVLDVAERRGLHRERAAALLNLADLDAATGRTEEALERYRSALDAGKAAADPYATGRAMESVGGAYQELADWPRASDWFGRALSHALARGERADEARLYGRLGNVHTYAGRYGEALRSWRAAAAGYRRLADVPGQAKALSEMARVQEYAGRPSESLHTCRDAIELARRAGDLRLQAALQVRLADTLDRLGDPAAARLHRSAADRLLGDDPAACEIRSASD
- a CDS encoding glycoside hydrolase family 15 protein, with protein sequence MSGRIEDYALIGDMQTAALVCRDGAVDWLCLPRFDSHAVFASILGTEEHGFWRIGPAFAPGTEPPRAARRRYRGDSLVLESEWDTPRGTVRVIDFMPPREDHAPQLIRIVEGVSGRVPMRSALRMRFSYGRVVPWVHKVDGRTVAVAGPDSVWLDSGTETYGKNLTTYSDFTVGPGDRVAFAISWQPSHKGAPETPDAEAALEATSDFWREWVYHCTYHGPYREAVIRSLITLKALTYAPTGGIVAAPTTSLPEEIGGSRNWDYRYTWLRDAAITLSSLLRTGYREEASAWRDWLLRAVAGDPENLQIMYGIAGERELGETELDWLPGYENSAPVRVGNGAAHQLQLDVYGEVTEALHLGHMTGLARNDYASVLQLKLIRYLEVHWNEPDEGIWEVRGPRRHFVHSKVMAWVAVDRTIKLIESGDADGPLERWRELRDEIHADVCEKGYDPERNTFTQSYGSRELDASLLLIPQMGFLPPDDKRVIGTIEAIQRELSTPDGFILRYPTAGEEAGVDGLEGDEGAFLACSFWMADDLAMIGRVDEARRLFEKLLALRNDLGLLAEEWDPKLQRQVGNFPQAFSHVPLIDTALRLTASGAYGG
- a CDS encoding NUDIX domain-containing protein; its protein translation is MGNVIKDTSETWETLATRRPFEGAKTAVASDQVRMPDGSVVRRDYQVHPGSVCVLALDEDGRVLVIRQYRHPVRHRLWELPAGLLDVPGENPLHAAQRELYEEAHVKAEDWRVLADFFASPGGSDEAIRIFVARGVAEAEGERYQESSSEEADMEVAWVPLADLVRGILAGELGNPGLVTGVLAASAALAGEGGLDSLRPALSPWPARPYTA